Part of the Flavobacterium sp. MDT1-60 genome, CGTGCTCAGTTTGCGATTAAACCAGATTGGGATGTGGATATGGTTTTCAGACTTTCTGGAGGAATATATCATCAACCGCCTTTTTATAGAGAACTTCGTGATGTAAATGGAGTTGTGAATCCGAATGTGAAAGCACAAGAATCAGTACATATTGTTTTGAGTAATGATTATAACTTTAAAATGTGGAATCGACCTTTTAAATGGGTTACAGAAGTTTATTATAAATCACTTTCTGATGTAAATGTCTATTCGATAGACAATGTCCGGGTTCGATATATTGCAAACAATAATGCAACAGCCTACGCACAAGGTTTGGATTTTAGATTGAATGGGGAATTTGTACCGGGAACGGAATCCTGGGTTAGTTTTGGTTATTTGAAAACAGAGGAAAACTACGAAAACAAAGGCTATATCGCCAGACCAACAGATCAACGTTTGAAGTTTGCCATGTTGTTTCAGGATTATATGCCGAATATTCCAAGTGTAAAATTGTATCTGAATTTAGTTTACAATACTGGTTTGCCAGGCGGTGCACCGGCTTATTCAGATCCTTATTTATATCAAAACAGATTGAACGATTACAGAAGGGCAGATGTTGGTTTTGCTAAAGTTTTTGTGGACAGTACAACAAAAACAGCTAAAGCAAATTGGCTGAAAGGTTTTAAAGAATTATCTGTTGGATTTGAAATTTTTAATCTTTTCAATAATCAAAATGCAATTACCAATACCTGGGTTAGAGATGTGTATTCTAAAAATGAATATGCGATTCCAAATTACATGACTTCGCGAGTTTTTAATGTAAAAATTAATGCGAGGTTATAAATCACAATTGAAGCTAAAAAATTAATTCGGCAATAAGAAAAGAGTTTCTTGCGTTAAAGAAATCAGGTTATGTTGTCATTTTTAGAAAATTCAATAAAAACCAAAATTACAATCAAAAATAGTATATTTGATAATTGAATATAATCTTTGTAAATGAAAAACTATTTAAAATATATCGCCTTAGTAATCATCGGAACAGTAGTGAGTTGTAAAGATGACACTCAGAAGCCGAAAGTGATTTATGATGCTTCAAATAAGGCAAAAGTGTTAACTAAAACAGATTCTACCCAGATAGAAGTGGCTGATTTACCAATTCAGATGGAAGGAACGAATTATTTAATTCATCCTGTTGGAGATTTAAGGGTTTTTGAAAAAGGAACAAAAGCACGTTACGGATCATCGAGTGTGAATGATGTTAGTTTTACTATTTCGAACCTTGGCGAATATGAAATTACGGGTTATTTACAAAACCTGAAATTTCAAAGAATTGACTCAGATTCTATTCGTCCTCTTTCTGATAAACCAGTTTTGATTTTAACGGCTACTTATTTAAAAGCAATTGCAGATCGCACTCTGAACAAAATTATGGTGTACACTTTAACTGATTCTGATACCAATAAAGATGGTAAAATAGATACAGGTGATATTAAAACATTGTATTTAAGTGATATTAGCGGAGAGAATTTTACTAAAGTTTCACCGGATCTTCAGGAATTAGTAGATTGGAGTTTGGTCGAATCTAAAAATCGTATTTATTTTAGAACTATTGAAGATACCAATCAAAATGGACAATTCGATAAAAACGATGTGTTGCATTACAACTATATTGATTTGGCCTCTAAAAAATGGGAAATTAAAAATTATAAACCGATATAAGGTTCTAAGGTGCTGAGATACTACGAAGCTTCAAGGTTTTTCGAATCTTTGCAAAAAGCCAGTTAAAAATTAATTTTTAACTGGCTTTTTTTTATCGTAGAGTTGAAAAGTATTTTTTAAATCTTTATAATTGTAGCTTAAAAAGCCAGCATCTTAGAACCTTAGTAACTTTAAAAAAAAACTAAATCAAAATATCGCTTTCCAAATCTGATTTTTCGATTTCAAAACCAAATCCCAAACGTTCTACCAATTCAATAACAAGTTTTTTATACCAGTTTTCAGATTTTGGATGAATGTATATTTTTTCGATTAATTGATTGATGTCAACATTTATTTTTAAACCGTCGTTCAGTTTTATGGTGCTTTTTGAAGTATCTGTAATAATACGGACTTCACGTTCGTACTGAAAACTTTTTCGCTTAAACAAAAACGGGAAAAATAAATCATCAAACGGAATATACTCTTTTTTATAGTCGATATAATTGACTTCGCCAATATACTGATCAAAGTTATTTTCCGGCTTCAAAGCTTTCTGTAATCTTCCAATTGTCGACTGAATCGCTAATCCTTCACTGTTTTGAGTAAAAATCTGCCACATAGCAAACGATTCATATTCGTTAATATGCCAGCTACTTATAGCAACTTGTTCACGTTGTGTTTTGTAATACTTTAAAAAGTCGGGATTATCAATGGCGAGTTTCTTAATCTCTTCAAAAGTAGGTTCGCTAAAAGTGCCTTCATATTGATCTTCGAACTTGTCAGAACGAGACATGAATAATTTCTTAGACAATAATAAATCTAAAAATTTAGACAAATCCAGATATTTCCAAACAATAGTATCCGGATCTTCAGGTAGCCTTATATTTGGATTATTAAGATACATTCTTTAAGATTTAGATAGTTTTATGTTCAAAAAAATCCCACAGATCACGCAGATTTAAAGATTTTATTTCATTGTTTATAAAAAAGAACCTGTGTTAATCTGCGTAATCTATGGATAAAATTTTATTTATGATTCAAAAGACTGCATCGTTACCAATTTGTGATAAGTGCCGTTATGTGCAATTAGCTCATCGTGAGTTCCTTGTTCAACTATTTTTCCTTTTTGCATTACAATGATCACGTCTGCTTTCTGAATTGTAGAAAGTCGGTGGGCAATTATAATCGAAGTTCTGTTCTGCATCATATTCTCTAAAGCAACCTGAACAAATTTTTCACTTTCAGTATCCAATGCAGATGTAGCTTCGTCTAAAATCATAATTGGAGGATTTTTTAATACCGCTCTGGCAATAGATAAACGTTGTTTTTGTCCACCTGAAATTTTGCTTCCACTGTCTCCAATATTGGTATAAATTCCTTTCGGTAGATCTTTTACAAATTCGTAAG contains:
- a CDS encoding DUF2971 domain-containing protein, translating into MYLNNPNIRLPEDPDTIVWKYLDLSKFLDLLLSKKLFMSRSDKFEDQYEGTFSEPTFEEIKKLAIDNPDFLKYYKTQREQVAISSWHINEYESFAMWQIFTQNSEGLAIQSTIGRLQKALKPENNFDQYIGEVNYIDYKKEYIPFDDLFFPFLFKRKSFQYEREVRIITDTSKSTIKLNDGLKINVDINQLIEKIYIHPKSENWYKKLVIELVERLGFGFEIEKSDLESDILI